The Magnolia sinica isolate HGM2019 chromosome 10, MsV1, whole genome shotgun sequence genome includes a window with the following:
- the LOC131217563 gene encoding wall-associated receptor kinase 1-like, translated as MVALFCFFIFLPLTHLSSTNARAIDSISIADCPKKCGNINISYPFGMGYSHCFVKGFEVNCSQDIPYVSDSNLQLLEILQAEVRINSTEFIAKSCPSSQDEKSTQIQLSEASPFTISAASNDLIVIGCTTIGKGMTLGDYEYWCTSKCPTHNSVVSGSCKGQGCCEILLPYMRKMLQISVYQTNSGISACSYGFFVEDGSYIFTESDLLDFDKKANISMRLEWSMEGRCFSPRGAPAHTCGGNSSCAETSNRYQCNCSDGYRGNPYLNGSQGCQGSKHQAEELEPALREDISLWIFLYYLLLSPRQSFDFTVFAMAENTDIDECDEPFSGSPCMEGAKCRNTVPGFVCECPAGTVGEGRKSGIGCRREHESTQVLNPIPTVLIGQTIVTIHSAFS; from the exons ATGGTAGCACTCTtctgcttcttcatcttcttgcCATTGACCCATCTCTCATCCACTAATGCAAGAGCCATCGACTCCATATCGATCGCCGACTGCCCCAAGAAATGTGGCAACATCAATATCAGCTACCCATTCGGAATGGGATACTCCCATTGTTTCGTCAAAGGCTTTGAAGTTAATTGCAGCCAAGACATTCCCTACGTATCAGATTCGAACCTTCAACTCCTTGAGATCCTGCAAGCAGAAGTGCGCATCAATTCGACAGAGTTCATTGCCAAGTCTTGTCCATCATCACAAGATGAGAAAAGTACACAGATTCAATTGTCTGAAGCAAGTCCTTTCACCATCTCGGCTGCTTCAAACGATTTAATAGTCATAGGTTGTACAACAATAGGAAAGGGAATGACCCTAGGTGACTATGAGTACTGGTGCACCTCGAAATGTCCTACCCATAATAGTGTTGTTAGTGGTTCTTGCAAGGGTCAAGGCTGTTGTGAAATATTGCTTCCATACATGAGAAAGATGCTACAGATTTCTGTCTATCAGACTAACTCAGGTATCAGTGCATGCAGCTATGGGTTCTTTGTTGAAGATGGGAGCTATATTTTCACAGAGTCAGATCTCCTTGATTTTGATAAAAAAGCAAACATTAGTATGAGGCTTGAATGGTCAATGGAAGGTCGTTGTTTCTCTCCCAGGGGGGCACCGGCCCACACATGCGGTGGTAACAGCTCATGTGCTGAGACAAGTAATAGGTATCAGTGCAATTGCTCAGATGGGTACAGAGGGAACCCTTACCTCAATGGTTCTCAAGGATGCCAAG GTAGCAAGCATCAGGCTGAGGAGCTTGAACCAGCCCTTAGAGAAGATATAAGCttatggattttcttgtattACTTATTATTATCTCCAAGACAGTCTTTTGATTTTACCGTGTTTGCTATGGCTGAAAATACAGATATTGATGAATGTGACGAGCCTTTCAGTGGTAGTCCTTGCATGGAAGGAGCAAAATGCAGGAACACTGTCCCTGGTTTTGTATGTGAATGTCCAGCTGGGACTGTGGGAGAGGGAAGAAAAAGTGGAATCGGCTGCCGTAGAGAACATGAAAGCACCCAAGTGCTAAATCCAATCCCCACAGTCCTCATAGGTCAGACTATCGTCACCATTCATTCTGCTTTTTCTTGA